TCGACGACGATTTCCACCGGTGTCAACGAGGTTCTGGCGGCCCGGGAAGGGGTATGCCAGGACTTTGCAAGGCTCGCGATCGCCTGCCTGCGAGCCAACGGTCTGGCGGCCAGCTACGTGTCCGGGTATCTGGCCACCGACCCGCCACCGGGAAAGGATCGGATGATCGGTACCGACGCCACCCACGCCTGGGCCGCGGTGTGGACGCTGCGGGCGCCCGGTCAGTTCGAGTGGCTGGGGCTCGATCCCACCAATGACCAGATGGTCGACGAGCGCTACATCATCGTGGGGCGCGGACGCGACTACGCGGACGTGCCGCCGCTGCGCGGCATCATCTACACCAATTCGGAGCACAGCGTGATCGACGTCGCCGTCGACGTCGTGCCCTTTGACGGTGAGGCGCTGCATGCGTGACTTCCACTGTCCCAACTGCGCCCAGCGCCTGGCGTTCGAGAACTCGGCCTGCCTGTCGTGCGGCAGCTCGCTGGGGTTTTCCCTCGACCAGATGGCCCTCCTGGTGATCGCGGAGGGAGAAGCCGGCGAGCACGCCGGCGCCGTGGCTGCCGACGACTTTCAACTATGCGCCAATCTCTATCTGGCCGAATGCAATTGGCTGGTCCCCGTTGATCTGCCCGGCGGGCTGTGCACGTCGTGCGCGCTCACCTTGGAGCGCCCGAACGATACGGACACCGACGGCCTGGCGGCCTTCGCCCGGGCCGAGGCGGCCAAGCGGCGGCTGATCGCCGAGCTGCACGAGCTGAAGTTGCCGATCGTCGGCCGTGACCGGGATCCGGACTACGGGTTGGGATTTCGCCTGCTGTCCAGTGCGCACGAGAAAGTGCTGACCGGCCACGACAACGGAGTCATCACACTGGATTTGGCCGAGGGCGACGACGTTCATCGCGAGCAGTTGCGGGTCGAGATGGACGAGCCGTACCGGACGTTGCTTGGGCACTTTCGCCACGAGGTCGGGCACTACTACTTTTATCGGCTGATTAGTGGGTCCGGCGACTACCTGGCGCGGTTCAACGAGCTGTTTGGCGATCCCGATGCCGATTATCAGGAGGCGCTGGATCGGCATTATCGTGACGGGGCGCCGGAGGGTTGGCGGGAAAGCTTCGTGTCGTCGTATGCGACGATGCATCCCGCCGAGGATTGGGCCGAGACGTTCGCCCACTATCTGCACATCCGTGACACCCTGGACACGTCGGCGTGGTGTGGTCTGGCGCCGGCGTCGGCGACGTTTGATCGGCCGGCTTTGGGCCCCAGTGCTTTTCAGACGATTATCGAGATGTGGTTGCCGTTGTCGTGGTCGTTGAACATGGTGAACCGGTCGATGGGTCACGATGATCTGTATCCGTTTGTGTTGCCGGTGGCGGTGTTGGACAAGATGCGGTTCATCCATACCGTGATCGACGAGGTGACCTCGGGATCGAGGGGTCCTGCCGCGGTCGCGGGCTAGGGGCGTTGCGCGAGTGTGGCAAACATGTATCAAGTGGCGCCTTCGGGTAGTTTCGCTCTGAACTAAAATTCGGGGGGGGGGTAACTC
The nucleotide sequence above comes from Mycobacterium malmoense. Encoded proteins:
- a CDS encoding zinc-binding metallopeptidase family protein — translated: MRDFHCPNCAQRLAFENSACLSCGSSLGFSLDQMALLVIAEGEAGEHAGAVAADDFQLCANLYLAECNWLVPVDLPGGLCTSCALTLERPNDTDTDGLAAFARAEAAKRRLIAELHELKLPIVGRDRDPDYGLGFRLLSSAHEKVLTGHDNGVITLDLAEGDDVHREQLRVEMDEPYRTLLGHFRHEVGHYYFYRLISGSGDYLARFNELFGDPDADYQEALDRHYRDGAPEGWRESFVSSYATMHPAEDWAETFAHYLHIRDTLDTSAWCGLAPASATFDRPALGPSAFQTIIEMWLPLSWSLNMVNRSMGHDDLYPFVLPVAVLDKMRFIHTVIDEVTSGSRGPAAVAG